The stretch of DNA GACTGAAATCTCTGCCACTGCTAAGGTTTCTCGATATTTTTGTCCatgtgatatttgttttttttttttttttgttttttttaatacatgggCAAAAATTCGTAGTTTTTGCTTTGTCGTCCGGTTGATGAGAGGAAAGAATTAATTCCTGtgtgttttataatttaaacattgTATGGACCTTCAACGTCACTAAGATGCATTTTCTTGGGATGTTCACACAGATTACTGGCGACTAGTGAACCAAACAGCTCAGCTACCGACTCTCCAGTGAGAAGAAAAAGCTCCACCAGTTCAGCGGCAGATGTCACCAAGGTTTCAAAAGAGACGTCGACTTTAACAGAACATGAGGCCATCAAAACGAAAACCTCAACAGTTTTCAAAGCCACAGAGAAAGCAGAGGTTGGGCGCGACCCCTCTGATGCGTCTTTTACGACACAGAGTGAAGAGCCGCTGAAGTTCTCCTCTGGAACAAGCGCCGTGACCACACCGGTCTACTCGCCCTCTGCAGTTACAGCCGGCAGCACCACGTCGACCGTGCTGGGATCATCGGACATCCCGCAGAGGAAGGAGGACACGACTACCTTGAAGCCTCATTCAGATCAAACTACTTCACAACCTTCGCAATGTACCGCCGTTACAGAGCTCTCCACGCGGACATCCCAAAAAGGGCCTGACAAATTGACCACCCCTGAAAAAATTGATTTCTTTACCGGTGGACTGGATTACGACGAAACTGAAAATCCCACTGAACGTCCGGTCCCATCTGACCAAGACATCCCATGCGACTATCATCCATGCCGACATCTTCAGAGGCCTTGTCGTGAACTTCAAAAGTTGCAGCATTGTCTATGTCCAGGACTGACAGGTGACAAAATTCAGCCCGGTCAACCCCTAAAGGTCGAGGTGCCAGAGACGACCTACAGCTCCGCTCAAATCCACTGGTGTGCTCCATATTCCGTCTTATCCGAGTACCGCATAACCTTGAGTCAAAAAGACACTCCAATCATGCGGACCATAACCaatatttttgtgacatttcGGAACTTTACGCTGTACGACTTGGCACCAGGAACAACTTACAACGTGTGCGTTGTGGCAAAAAACACGGGCGgcacaaataaaaaatgcacaatttTTACCACCAAGTCGGAAAGTACATGGGTCTTGTACCTCTTGGCGGCACTGAGCGGAGTCCTCCTGCTCGCTGTGATCACCCTTTCAGGCTTTTTGTATAAAAGTTGTAGCAGCCAACCGCCCGAACTCCCCTACCTTACCAACTCTCTGTCCATTTTAAATCCCGCATTTAGCAGCCAGGGTTTGAATCTGCAGCCATAAAATTTCAAGGTTGAATGAGAACCGTCCACATCTAAAATTAATCCTAGGATGGCGCAAAGATCCTGCAAATTCCCTGAATCAGAACCGTAAGGAACCAATGGGCTGTGACGAGAAAAAAGAAAGGGCTCGGCGAATTGGCCTCATAGTGATGATCTATCTATATACTCACATACAAGTCGGGTCTTAAAATCCGAAAAAaaacgatcataaaatcagaccccaacttgtacgcccattcaaaaatacacttaaattttttttttttttacgtcttcTTGCACCcaccaatctcgcaccagttcctcagatgcatcaaattttgttacagcaccgtagttaccaatttctttcaccacttttaatttattttaaattttaatttaaaaccagcttcatattttcttctgatcaaaacgctccatcgtagataagggatgctcttacgataaaggtgtatgagggtgtgagacacaaaaaacacaaaacagtgcaaacatcgctttggaatagtttgggtattaccacgtggtcacgtaggcacaatacatagatatAAAAacgctgtgtgctccgtggtgactctctcaggtgggtattagcatatcgtaatcttttggaccaatagcgtgacttttccgcattcgacttatacgaccgacattatgaaataatggaaattatacgttaaaatcaaaaccccgacttatctgtgggagaacttaaaggccgagtatatacggtaatatcTGGCTTAACTTTCACCTCAGCAACGGCGAGATCAAAAccgaaaaaagcaaacatttagcgGAAATCGCATTAGGTTTGAATTAGCAGTAGATGAGAAATTCATGTGCAGAAATTGAAAAGTGGGCTgcggaggggaaaaaaaaaaaaacagggtatTCATCCAAGAATGTCACAGTTTTTGCGAAAGCCGACTGCTTCGCCACTGGGGAAAGAAACCACTTTTAGCAATTTTTGTATTCCGTGTGTCTAAagctaaattaaattatttatttgtgagCAGTATTGttgtacaatttttttatttttaataaacagttcatctaatggaaaaaagtgacATGCATATATATTAACATCTTTTTACATATTAATTACATATAGGGGTTTGTATGGTCATTGTCACGTGTACAGGGTAAGATGAATGTCCCCACAATCTGGTACCATGATTAGAATTTCCTTACCTTGACACTTGTCTTACTCACCTGATGGTTCTATCTATATTACAtacactatatacacacacacacacacacacacttaaaatgATGCATTAGTGGAAACCATTTTTCCTCTGGTTGTCTGCAAATAGTCAAGAATTTCTTGTTCAATCGTGGACATGTCTCTTTTATTGTGTGTGTACACACCGTAtaatggaggaaaacctgatgtcgTCCGCAAGAAACCTGTACCTTGGGAAAACATTTGTTGTCCATCAAGCCAGAGACCCCAAGCATCAAACCAAAGTGtcacaggaatggcttcagaacaacactgtgaatgtcctggagCAGCAGAGTCAAGTCCAAAGGAGAATTTATGGCTAGACTTgagaaaggctgttcactcaggaTCAACATGTCACCTGGGCAGATTTGTCAAGAAGAACATGTGGCAGAGGTGACAGGGAAAGAGACCTGTACGCACAGACTCAATGACATCATGGCTGCCATAGGTGCATCTACTAATGATGGGGGTTTGTGTCTTCATGATTAACATCCTAATGATTTACATCCGAATGGCTCTCATGTTTGCAACCAGAGGCGGGCACCTTTATTACAGTTCTgccttattttaaattttcaaaactaATGTGAGAATAAAATTCTATACACTAAATTGGTTTAACTTACGTCAAGCCATATATCATTGAGCCTGGCGAAAGGTGACATACGAGAGAACTCATATCTCAGCATACAACCACAGCAGATACAGCCAGCTTACTGAGGAGCTTTGCTGCCACATCTCGGTTAACTACCATAGGGCTGACATCTAGTGGAtacatgtaaaataattttttggtgGCAACCCCTTGCAGAAATTCTACAATGTAAgtttgtgtgtccagtccctctgagcaatctgatttggttagtttggctttggtgtgattggtcagatTGACTTTGGTGATGTTACAAAAGAGGAAGTGAGGGTGTAAGCCAAATGAGGAGAAACGGcatgagagtcaccttcaaagacagtaAGTATCAAGGCTGACAGAATGATGGAAAGGAATCTTGataataatgacagagtctgggAAGCAGACCTCAGAGGAA from Polypterus senegalus isolate Bchr_013 chromosome 16, ASM1683550v1, whole genome shotgun sequence encodes:
- the LOC120516876 gene encoding leucine-rich repeat neuronal protein 4-like — translated: MFAILRCALYISLIVKVDGVADDRHSALPAGPPLGLKLLTPHRMDINSTCGFCRILEIGSLNVMDTLDTWPPRWSFQHCETNLSAAQADCFHMQKERVENITREELLKSFTSVIRNTSKDAMMAADGRLHTNFDFRVVDRCNQTSPELPRSESDGDGDSNCTALCDSAPCFYISISEAAVEKLLATSEPNSSATDSPVRRKSSTSSAADVTKVSKETSTLTEHEAIKTKTSTVFKATEKAEVGRDPSDASFTTQSEEPLKFSSGTSAVTTPVYSPSAVTAGSTTSTVLGSSDIPQRKEDTTTLKPHSDQTTSQPSQCTAVTELSTRTSQKGPDKLTTPEKIDFFTGGLDYDETENPTERPVPSDQDIPCDYHPCRHLQRPCRELQKLQHCLCPGLTGDKIQPGQPLKVEVPETTYSSAQIHWCAPYSVLSEYRITLSQKDTPIMRTITNIFVTFRNFTLYDLAPGTTYNVCVVAKNTGGTNKKCTIFTTKSESTWVLYLLAALSGVLLLAVITLSGFLYKSCSSQPPELPYLTNSLSILNPAFSSQGLNLQP